Proteins encoded by one window of Salvia splendens isolate huo1 chromosome 14, SspV2, whole genome shotgun sequence:
- the LOC121765028 gene encoding S-adenosylmethionine synthase 3-like has product MDTFLFTSESVNEGHPDKLCDQVSDAILDACLEQDPESKVACETCTKTNMVMVFGEITTKANVDYEKIVRDTCRGIGFTSPDVGLDADNCKVLVNIEQQSPDIAQGVHGHLTKKPEEIGAGDQGHMFGYATDETPELMPLTHVLATKLGAKLTEVRKNKTCPWLRPDGKTQVTIEYRNEGGAMVPIRVHTVLISTQHDETVTNEQIAEDLKEHVIKPVIPAVYLDDKTIFHLNPSGRFVIGGPHGDAGLTGRKIIIDTYGGWGAHGGGAFSGKDPTKVDRSGAYIVRQAAKSVVASGLARRCIVQVSYAIGVAEPLSVFVDTYKTGTIPDLEILGLIKESFDFRPGMMAINLDLKRGGNQRYQKTAAYGHFGRDDADFTWETVKTLKPKA; this is encoded by the coding sequence ATGGACACCTTTCTCTTCACCTCAGAATCTGTGAACGAAGGGCACCCCGATAAGCTCTGCGACCAAGTCTCCGATGCCATCCTGGATGCTTGCCTGGAGCAGGATCCAGAGAGCAAAGTAGCATGCGAGACCTGCACAAAGACGAACATGGTGATGGTCTTTGGCGAGATCACAACCAAGGCCAATGTAGACTACGAGAAGATCGTCCGCGACACTTGCAGAGGTATTGGCTTCACCTCACCGGATGTTGGCCTCGACGCTGACAACTGCAAGGTCCTGGTGAACATTGAGCAGCAGAGCCCCGACATTGCTCAGGGCGTCCATGGCCACCTTACCAAGAAGCCCGAGGAGATCGGAGCTGGTGATCAGGGCCACATGTTTGGCTACGCCACTGATGAGACACCTGAGCTCATGCCTCTCACTCATGTCCTTGCAACCAAGCTCGGAGCCAAGCTCACTGAGGTGAGGAAGAACAAGACCTGCCCCTGGCTAAGACCCGATGGCAAGACACAAGTCACCATTGAGTACAGGAACGAGGGTGGCGCCATGGTTCCGATCAGAGTCCACACGGTCCTCATTTCAACTCAGCACGACGAGACTGTTACCAATGAGCAGATCGCAGAGGACTTGAAGGAGCATGTTATCAAGCCGGTGATCCCTGCGGTGTACCTTGACGACAAAACCATCTTCCATCTGAATCCCTCTGGCCGGTTTGTGATTGGTGGCCCACACGGGGATGCTGGGCTGACCGGCAGGAAGATCATCATCGACACGTATGGTGGCTGGGGGGCTCATGGGGGAGGCGCATTCTCCGGGAAGGACCCGACCAAGGTGGACAGGAGTGGCGCGTACATTGTTAGGCAGGCAGCGAAGAGCGTGGTGGCTTCAGGGCTGGCTCGCCGTTGCATTGTACAGGTGTCATATGCTATTGGTGTTGCGGAGCCACTGTCGGTGTTTGTTGATACGTACAAGACGGGGACGATTCCGGATTTGGAGATCCTTGGGCTGATCAAGGAGAGCTTCGACTTCAGGCCGGGGATGATGGCGATCAACCTCGACTTGAAGAGAGGAGGCAACCAGAGGTATCAGAAGACGGCTGCTTATGGTCATTTTGGGCGTGATGATGCTGATTTTACGTGGGAGACTGTCAAGACACTCAAGCCTAAAGCTTGA
- the LOC121765027 gene encoding FAD synthase-like gives MEIDKAIRESDDTRLKTKYNNAVYVIQRALALYSVEEVAFSFNGGKDSTVLLHLLRAGHYLHEVGKNLSADDAEITFPIRTIYFESSSVFPEINSFTYDTASIYKLQMDIIRLDFKSGLEALLKAHPIRAIFLGVRIGDPTAVGQEQFSPSSPGWPAFMRVNPILDWSYRDVWAFLLTCKVPYCSLYDQGYTSIGSINDTVPNALLCRSKTNGNEQNYKPAYLLPDGRLERAGRVKKGTSQPSPATSNGFKQDDSHLKRNFTASIIAVGDEILFGTVEDRMMPILCRKLHSVGWAVSHIAVSRNDIDSVADEVERLKSSCDMVFIYGGVGPLPSDLTVAGVAKAFGVRMAPDEEFEEYLRHILGERCTGDRNEMAQLPEGITELLHHEKLRVPLIKCQNVIILTATNASELENEWDCLIELIPSNGLLVISEPFISKILETTLSDVDAAQPLSEMTCKYPDLYIGAYRESRGGSLIVTVKGKDKSRISTAADALCNKFGCKEIE, from the exons ATGGAGATCGATAAGGCCATAAGAGAAAGTGATGACACAAGGTTGAAGACAAAGTACAACAATGCCGTTTACGTAATCCAAAGAGCTCTTGCTCTTTACTC AGTTGAAGAGGTCGCCTTCAGCTTTAATGGTGGAAAAGATTCAACT GTTTTGTTGCACCTTCTTAGGGCAGGCCATTATTTGCATGAGGTTGGAAAGAATCTGTCAGCTGACGATGCTGAAATAACATTTCCAATACGGACCATTTATTTCGAGAGTTCTTCAGTTTTCCCCGAAATCAACTCATTCACTTATGACACAGCATCTAT CTATAAATTGCAGATGGACATCATTCGCCTAGATTTCAAGTCTGGCTTGGAGGCCCTTTTAAAAGCACATCCTATTAGAGCTATTTTTCTCGGTGTTCGAATTGGTGATCCAACTGCT GTTGGGCAAGAGCAGTTCTCACCGAGTTCACCTGGATGGCCAGCTTTCATGAGAGTGAATCCCATCTTGGATTGGTCATACAG AGATGTTTGGGCCTTTCTCTTGACTTGCAAGGTTCCATACTGCAGCCTTTATGATCAAGG TTACACTTCAATTGGTAGCATTAACGATACAGTTCCTAATGCACTATTGTGCCGTAGCAAGACAAACGGAAATGAACAGAATTACAAACCTGCATATCTGCTTCCGGACGGAAGATTGGAAAGAGCAGGAAGAGTTAAAAAGGGCACATCTCAGCCATCACCTGCTACTAGCAATGGCTTTAAGCAGGATGACTCACATTTGAAAAGAAATTTTACAGCCTCGATCATTGCTGTGGGAGATGAAATTCT GTTCGGCACTGTCGAGGATCGGATGATGCCCATACTGTGTAGAAAGCTCCACTCTGTAGGGTGGGCTGTTTCACATATTGCTGTTAGCCGAAACGAT ATTGATTCTGTAGCAGATGAAGTCGAGCGACTAAAGTCCAGTTGTGATATG GTCTTCATATATGGTGGGGTTGGCCCACTGCCCTCAGATCTCACTGTAGCTGGTGTTGCTAAAGCTTTCGGTGTTCGGATG GCTCCTGACGAAGAATTTGAAGAATATTTAAGGCATATACTAGGTGAAAGGTGCACAGGAGATAGGAATGAG ATGGCACAGTTGCCTGAAGGCATCACCGAGCTGCTGCATCATGAGAAACTCAGAGTTCCTTTG ATCAAGTGCCAAAATGTCATCATTCTTACTGCAACAAATGCTTCTGAGCTGGAAAATGAgtgggattgcttgatcgagcTGATACCGTCCAACGGACTTCTAGTAATCTCCGAACCATTTATTTCAAAGATACTGGAAACAACACTTTCCGAT GTTGATGCAGCTCAGCCTCTGTCTGAAATGACTTGTAAATACCCTGATCTCTACATTG GGGCGTATCGTGAATCAAGAGGAGGCTCTTTGATCGTAACCGTGAAAGGAAAG GATAAATCAAGAATTTCAACAGCTGCCGATGCATTATGCAACAAGTTTGGTTGTAAGGAAATTGAGTGA
- the LOC121764641 gene encoding dual specificity phosphatase Cdc25-like translates to MARSITYITSSQLLPLIRRPNIAIIDVRDDERSHDGHIAGSLHYASDTFMDKLPNLVEATKGKDTLVFHCALSQVRGPKCARRFAEYVADAEDLGVKDIVVLERGYNGWESSGRPVCRCNNVPCKGGESKP, encoded by the exons ATGGCGCGTAGCATCACGTACATCACCAGCTCTCAGCTTCTCCCGCTCATCCGCCGCCCTAACATCGCCATCATCGACGTCAG GGATGACGAGAGGAGCCACGACGGCCATATTGCGGGATCCTTACACTATGCGAGCGATACGTTTATGGATAAATTACCAAATCTCGTTGAAGCTACCAAAGGCAAGGATACTCTCGTTTTCCACTGCGCTCTAAGCCAG GTTCGAGGACCCAAATGTGCTCGAAGGTTTGCTGAGTATGTTGCTGATGCGGAAGATTTGGGAGTGAAAGATATAGTAGTTCTCGAGCGTGGATATAATGGTTGGGAATCTTCGGGTAGGCCTGTTTGCCGCTGCAACAATGTTCCCTGCAAGGGTGGTGAGTCAAAACCCTAA
- the LOC121764948 gene encoding serine/threonine protein phosphatase 2A 57 kDa regulatory subunit B' beta isoform-like, whose protein sequence is MHTLYIRNIHEMTRAEMFHKIIKIGHRKVAKSDDDLRPNLPQQPQIPAAVAPEIENLPTFRDVVAVDRHDLFSQKVKICCVQFDFSDTLEFAKEKEIKRLALIELVEFIQSGSGKITEANQGELIKMISTNIFRCLPPASHETTDSVNAEADDENPFFDPSWPHLHLVYELLLEYVVSPDTDTKTAKRYIDHLFVMKLIDLFDSEDPRERECVKTILHRIYGKFMVLRPFIRKAINNIFYSFVYETGRQNGMAELLEILGSIINGFALPMKDEHKVFLARVLIPLHKPKALGMYHGQLSYCITQFVEKDCRLADTVIMGLLKCWPVTNSHKEILFLGELEEVLDVTNTVEFQRCMVPLFRQIARSINSSHYQVAERALFLLNNDHIVELISQNRSVILPILFDALEKNTQYHWNQLVHGLSLNVRITFMEMDGDLFEECRKQYEERKGKCRELEEQREITWQRLEAAATSAV, encoded by the exons ATGCATACATTATACATACGTAACATACACGAGATGACGAGAGCCGAGATGTTTCACAAGATTATAAAGATAGGCCACCGCAAGGTGGCGAAATCTGATGATGATTTACGGCCAAATTTACCCCAGCAACCGCAAATTCCTGCTGCCGTGGCGCCGGAGATCGAAAACCTACCGACGTTTCGAGACGTTGTAGCCGTGGATCGCCACGATTTGTTTTCGCAGAAGGTAAAGATCTGCTGCGTGCAATTTGATTTCTCCGACACTCTGGAATTCGCCAAGGAGAAGGAAATTAAGCGGCTGGCTTTGATTGAGCTCGTCGAATTTATTCAATCCGGTTCTGGAAAAATTACCGAGGCGAATCAAGGGGAATTGATTAAGATGATTTCTACCAACATTTTCCGGTGCTTGCCCCCTGCCTCCCACGAAACTACAGATTCTGTGAATGCTGAAGCTGACGATGAGAATCCCTTTTTTGATCCTTCTTGGCCACATTTGCATCTGGTTTATGAGCTGCTATTAGAGTATGTGGTCTCACCGGATACAGATACAAAGACTGCCAAGCGCTACATTGATCATTTATTTGTTATGAAATTGATTGATTTGTTTGATTCTGAAGATCCGAGGGAGAGGGAGTGTGTGAAGACTATTTTGCATAGGATATATGGGAAGTTTATGGTTCTTAGGCCATTTATTAGGAAGGCGATAAACAATATATTCTATAGCTTCGTGTATGAGACAGGGAGGCAGAATGGGATGGCGGAGCTGCTGGAGATACTAGGGAGCATCATCAATGGTTTTGCATTGCCGAtgaaggacgagcacaaggtgTTTCTGGCACGAGTTTTGATACCGCTCCACAAACCAAAGGCGCTAGGGATGTATCACGGCCAGCTATCGTATTGTATTACGCAGTTTGTGGAGAAGGATTGCAGACTGGCGGATACCGTTATTATGGGCCTATTGAAGTGTTGGCCAGTCACCAATTCGCATAAGGAGATTCTTTTTCTTGGGGAACTCGAGGAAGTGTTGGATGTGACGAACACCGTGGAGTTTCAGCGCTGCATGGTTCCTCTGTTTAGACAGATTGCTCGTTCTATCAATAGCTCTCACTACCAG GTTGCAGAACGAGCTCTCTTCTTATTGAACAATGACCACATTGTAGAGCTGATTTCCCAGAATCGGAGTGTTATCTTGCCAATCCTTTTTGATGCTTTGGAAAAGAATACACAGTATCATTGGAACCAGTTAGTACACGGCTTAAGTCTTAATGTCCGGATAACATTCATGGAGATGGATGGCGATCTATTTGAAGAGTGCCGGAAGCAGTACGAAGAGAGGAAAGGCAAGTGCAGGGAGCTGGAGGAACAACGAGAAATAACATGGCAACGGCTAGAAGCAGCTGCCACTTCTGCAGTGTGA
- the LOC121765939 gene encoding alpha carbonic anhydrase 7-like: MKSRSKKHNNLDPMLILLLILIASESSTAQEVEDEREFDYSENGEKGPAKWGEIKKEWSECSNGSMQSPIDLSNERVRLISDQDKKINYRAANATVKNRGHDIQIEWFGDGGSVVINGSDYPLRQAHWHSPSEHTIHGRSYDMELHLVHLSTDPNLQNKIYVLGVLYKIGKPDKFLSKFIPSIRSMIDKKDEEVAVGMIDATEINVHNKKYYRYMGSLTVPPCTQGVIWTINKKVRTVSMDQVKLLREAVHDYVEKNARPLQPENSRDIFICSPVDEI; the protein is encoded by the exons ATGAAGAGCAGGAGCAAGAAGCACAACAATCTTGATCCAATGCTGATTCTGTTGCTCATTTTGATTGCATCAGAATCAAGCACTGCTCAAGAAGTGG AGGATGAAAGAGAGTTTGACTATTCAGAAAATGGAGAAAAAGGTCCAGCAAAATGGGGAGAGATAAAAAAGGAATGGAGTGAATGCAGCAATGGAAGTATGCAGTCTCCAATTGATTTGTCAAATGAGAGAGTTAGACTTATTTCAGATCAAGATAAGAAGATCAATTATAGAGCTGCTAATGCAACTGTCAAGAATAGAGGCCATGACATTCAA attgaaTGGTTTGGTGATGGTGGATCAGTTGTGATCAATGGCAGTGACTACCCTCTCCGCCAAGCCCACTGGCACTCTCCCTCCGAGCACACTATCCACGGAAGAAG TTATGACATGGAGTTACACTTGGTGCACCTCAGTACAGATCCCAACCTCCAAAACAAAATTTATGTCCTTGGAGTCCTATACAAGATTGGAAAACCTGACAAATTTCTCTCCAAG TTCATTCCGAGTATAAGGTCGATGATTGATAAGAAAGACGAAGAGGTAGCAGTGGGGATGATCGATGCAACTGAAATCAATGTGCACAACAAAAAGTATTACAGATATATGGGATCTCTCACTGTTCCTCCATGTACCCAAGGAGTTATTTGGACTATCAATAAGAAG GTTAGAACTGTTTCCATGGACCAGGTGAAGTTGCTTAGAGAAGCTGTTCATGAT TACGTTGAGAAAAATGCAAGGCCATTGCAACCCGAAAACAGTCGAGACATTTTCATTTGCAGCCCTGTAGATGAAATTTGA
- the LOC121765938 gene encoding E3 ubiquitin-protein ligase RZFP34-like, translating into MDGDLKNHEKSHSHVDGDECRTAMGFGNYGCSHYRRRCKIIAPCCNEVFDCRHCHNEAKNLIDVDTLERHDIPRHEVTRVICSLCNTEQDAQQICISCGVCLGKYYCSKCKFFDDDVSKNQYHCDKCGICRTGGEENFFHCDRCECCYSNLLKESHLCIEKAMHHNCPICFEYIFDTTKDITVLPCGHTIHLDCVKEMETRFQYTCPVCLKSYCDMTRVWEKLDEEVALTPMPQIYQNKMVWILCNDCGETSEVNYHIVAHKCLNCRSYNTSQTRGGHASCSSGVSEML; encoded by the exons ATGGACGGTGATCTGAAGAATCATGAGAAATCTCATTCACATGtagatggtgatgaatgcaggacaGCGATGGGGTTTGGCAACTATGG CTGCTCGCATTATCGGAGGAGGTGCAAGATCATAGCACCCTGTTGCAATGAAGTATTTGATTGCAGGCACTGCCACAATGAAGCAAAG AATTTGATAGATGTTGATACACTTGAACGCCATGATATCCCACGTCATGAAGTAACAAGG GTCATCTGCTCATTGTGTAATACGGAACAAGAT GCTCAACAAATATGTATTTCTTGTGGTGTTTGCTTGGGGAAGTACTATTGCTCAAAATGCAAATTCTTCGATGATGAT GTTTCAAAGAATCAGTATCACTGCGATAAATGTGGAATCTGCAG AACTGGTGGTGAAGAAAACTTTTTTCACTGTGATAGATGTG AGTGTTGCTACTCAAACTTGCTGAAAGAGTCACACTTATGCATAGAGAAAGCCATGCACCACAACTGCCCCATTTGCTTCGAG TATATTTTTGATACAACCAAAGACATAACGGTCCTCCCCTGTGGCCACACAATTCATCTCGACTGTGTTAAAGAGATGGAAACTCGTTTCCA GTATACTTGCCCGGTATGCTTGAAATCGTACTGTGACATGACTCGCGTCTGGGAAAAGCTTGATGAAGAGGTTGCATTGACACCTATGCCTCAAATATACCAAAATAAAATG GTGTGGATCCTTTGCAATGACTGTGGAGAAACAAGTGAGGTGAACTATCACATTGTGGCTCACAAATGCTTGAACTGCAGGTCTTACAACACAAGTCAGACGAGAGGAGGCCACGCGTCCTGCTCGTCTGGAGTATCCGAGATGCTCTGA